One segment of Clostridium botulinum DNA contains the following:
- a CDS encoding ROK family transcriptional regulator has translation MLYEKTTNIEVKKYNKNTIYRFIYNSEKTSKQEIAKNLEVSLPTITQHLKSLLEDGLIIEDGEFESTGGRKAKAIMCVKDSRLAVGLDITKNHISIVLIDLGGNILRNIRIEKRFENIADYYKNVGKVLCEFIENSTFKNSKILGVGISIPGIVSADQKEITNSHVLQIKNVQCEELKKYIPYDCIFCNDANAAGKAELWNDDSKKNIIYLSLSNSVGGAIFYNKKMYFGDNERSGEFGHMIIIPDGKQCYCGQKGCVDAYCSAKVLADSAGGSLSNFFTLLNNKNKEQVQIWKEYINNLSIVINNLRMVFDCTIILGGYVGAYLDENIKGIKEIVSKHNTFGIETKYLRSCHYKLESSAVGAALLQIEKFMNQI, from the coding sequence ATGTTATATGAGAAAACGACAAATATAGAGGTAAAAAAATATAATAAAAATACTATTTATAGGTTTATATATAATAGTGAAAAAACATCTAAGCAAGAAATTGCCAAAAATCTTGAAGTTAGCTTACCCACTATAACACAACATTTAAAAAGTTTACTTGAAGATGGGTTAATTATTGAAGATGGAGAGTTTGAATCTACTGGTGGAAGAAAAGCAAAGGCGATAATGTGCGTTAAAGATTCACGATTAGCAGTAGGATTAGATATTACTAAAAATCATATAAGTATAGTTTTAATTGATTTAGGAGGAAATATTTTAAGAAACATAAGAATAGAGAAACGTTTCGAAAATATTGCTGACTATTATAAAAATGTTGGGAAGGTATTATGTGAATTTATAGAAAATAGTACATTTAAAAATTCAAAAATTTTAGGTGTTGGGATATCCATACCAGGAATTGTTTCTGCAGATCAGAAAGAAATAACTAATTCACATGTTTTGCAAATTAAAAATGTACAATGCGAAGAATTAAAAAAATATATTCCGTATGATTGTATATTCTGTAATGATGCAAATGCTGCTGGCAAAGCGGAATTATGGAATGATGACAGTAAAAAAAATATTATTTATCTTTCACTAAGTAATAGTGTTGGCGGAGCAATATTCTATAATAAAAAGATGTATTTTGGAGATAACGAGCGAAGTGGAGAATTTGGCCATATGATTATAATTCCAGATGGAAAACAATGTTATTGTGGGCAAAAAGGGTGCGTTGATGCTTATTGTTCAGCAAAAGTTTTAGCAGACAGTGCAGGAGGGAGTTTATCCAATTTCTTTACTTTACTTAATAATAAAAATAAAGAGCAAGTACAAATTTGGAAAGAATATATTAATAATTTATCTATTGTTATTAACAATTTAAGAATGGTATTTGATTGTACTATTATATTAGGTGGATATGTAGGAGCATATTTAGATGAAAATATAAAGGGAATAAAAGAAATTGTATCTAAGCATAATACTTTTGGAATAGAAACTAAATATTTAAGATCTTGTCATTATAAATTAGAATCTAGTGCTGTTGGAGCAGCACTACTACAAATAGAAAAATTTATGAATCAAATTTAA